The region AGCCCCCACTCCTCAGCCCCGGGGTTTGCAGATCACCTTTCTTCAGAATCCCCAAGGGGCAGGACTTGTGGGCCTTGTGCCGCCTGGCGCCCTGCTGTTTACTTTCTCAAGGAAGGCTGAGTGCACTGTTGGTCCAGGACGGGCCTGCAGATGGTGGAGGGCCCCTGTCCCCTACCGCTGTCCCGAAGCTCCACGCCCGACCCCACAGAGCACGGACCTCCAACCCCACGCCCGAGGGAGGCAGCCAGACCCCCAGAGGCACCAGCCTGGCTGCCTGCTTTCAGCAGGGCCCTGTCCCTTGTCCTCAGGGGTCGGGGTAGCAACTGAAGTGAGGGCCTCACCAGCCAAAGGCGGGGGCTGCACACCTGTCCCTGTGATTCCCCTCGGAGACAGCCCCATCCCAGCTCCTGCcgtgcccagcccctggccccagcGCCCTCTTCTGCCTGGTTCCAGGCCCCACCTCCACCGAAGATCTACAGACCACCCCACACCACCTGAGCTTCTGACACCACGGCAAGTCAGCAGGTCAGCGGGTCAGCGGCAAGGGAGGTGATGGCTGGGGGACAGTCTAGCTCTCAGGAGGAGGCGCCTGTCCAGGGCTGTCCTGGGGGCCTGGGCACCGCCCATTTAGCTGACAAAGGCTGCAATTGCCACCACCTGCAGGACGGCCTCCAggctgtgcagtgccaggagtgtggcACTGAGGACCAAGTCCGCCCACAGCACCAGGGTCTGCCAGAGCAGGAAGTAGACCGTCAGCAGGGCGTTGCCCACCGTGAGGACCAGGCTGGCGGCCAGCGGTGCCTCAGCCTCCAGCAGGTTGCCCTTGGCACCTGAAGGACAGAACAGATGTGACAGGTGAGCCGGGCTCTGGGAGGTATGCGCCCGAGGGCCCTGGAGACTAGGCTGTGAGACAACGCCAGCTTATCACACCACGTGGCGCTCAAGGACTCCCAGCAGAAGACGCCGCCGTGACCACTGCACGGGACTTGTGAaggtgtgtgtgtcgggggtggCACAGTTCAGGGGCAGAGTGtctgcttagcgtgcatgaggtcctgggttcaatccccagcccctttgttaaaaaagaaagaaagacaagtgtCAGCAAACTCCAAAAGGGGCATGCTTTCCTAGGAGAGGGGAAAAGCCAGCGGCAGCTACAACGCTCTAATCACGGCCGGGTGGGCCGTGTGGGCGGCAGAGGGAGTCTGCATTTCTAGAACCGATCCCGGcagggaggctatagctcaagcggcagagcacatgctcaacacgcacaaggtcctgggttcaacccccagtacctcctctaaaattaaataaataagcctaattaccccccaccccacacacacaaaaggaacttaaaagaaaaaaaaagagcccaaTTGAATTTTGACACCTTTTCCTAATTCCAGGTGGACTGAGGGGATTTTGTTTAacatttccaaaaatgttttactCTTGGCTAAGGTCATTCTGGAAAACTTCAGGAGTatcacaaaaaaacaaagcaagcgcGTATTTCACAAACAAATGGGTCAGCATGGAAGACGCATAGCTCCAGCTGCCGTGGGCTGACCACCCGGCCGGGAGCCTTCAGCATGCACGGGGGCTCAAAGAGGGCAGGCGGGCAAGGGCCCAGCAACGGCGGTGCCACTGCCCAGCCAGCTCAGCAGGACAGCTGAGGAGATCGGGCTCCCATCCACTCCTGGAGTCCCCAGCAGGCACCCGTTTGCTGTTGCCCGGGTGTCACAGGTGTGCGGGGCCTGGAGGTACAGCTGTCCTTGGTTTATCAGCGATTCCAACGACAGGAGCGCTTTTTAGATGGGTCAGTGGGACACGCACAGCACCATCCGGTTTGAAACAGGCGTTATCACAGACTTGTGCCTGCGCTGGGGCACGTGGGGGCCTGAACACCAGCGGTGAGCAATGAGGAGTGGGGAGCTGGCTGTCAGGGTGCTGTAAGGGGCTCCAGACTTGGGGCCCTGGGAGCTGGACTAGGGGGCTGAGGGAGCCCTGGTGGAGACATGACAGAACTTTTCAGATCCTTCGCCTCCTGACCGCTGAGGCCAacggaaggggaggaaggaggtgagGTGAATACTGTGGGGCCCTGGTGTGATGGCTAAGCTGGGATCTAATCTCGGTGCTGTCCGTCACCCAGCGGCTTGCGCCCGATAGCCTTCCAAACAGGAAGTGTCCCCACCAAGGATGCTGCCAGTATTGTCTTGTGGACAAAGCTTCTGGATAAACTAATCGTTACTGACACTTAGATGAGGCCCACAAACAATGGTTAAGCAGTTTAAATCAAGTGTCTCTAAGAACCACGTTACAAGATGAAGAACGTTTACAGGTTAACGCGGAAAGCCAGCAACTGTGTTATCCCAAGTACTACACGGTTTTCAGTCAACTCACCCAAGTATAACTGAGCTGCTTCCAGAATCCCCATCAGAGACAGCAAAGCCAGGTCAAGGACCAGGTAACCGTGAGGGTAAGTGAAAACCTGACCTAGAGAACAGAGTGGAGCTGGTCGCAGGAGGCAGGGCACCTGTGCCTGCAAGCTGCCTTTCTGAGTGTGACTTACTTTTATACACGACCATCAGGAGCGTAGCCAGGAAATAAAGGGCGAAATACGTTCCCCTCAGATAAAGCAGCGCCTGCAGAGGGACGGACGAGAGCTGGCCAGTGGTTAAGGACTCTCAGGCCCAGCAGACGTGTTTGCCCCGGGGGACGCCCACCCAGGGGGCAGACAGCAGGCCCTGCAGACACACGGGCCCAGCTGAGGCACTTGCAGGTGGCCTCGGAGACCTGAACGCCAACCCCCTGCCTGGCTTCCATTAATACCTCCCCAGGTGTCCCTCTACCTGGCAGGGCCCCCTGTGGGctccagggtggggctggggctccccCCCGGGGATGTCCTAGGCTGGAGCAAGAGAACTGGGCACATCCTCAGTGACCGCAGGCAGGTGGCATCCCCCGACCCAGGTACCAGTTATAAGACAAAGAGAAAGgtgcctttttcctttttcttcaaagagaatgcatttctctctcttggGGGACAGTTAAATATCCCCGAACAACTTCCCTGAGCTCTGGATACTTCGTGCTTGTCTATGCTAAAAAACGAGTTTATAAGCTTTCCAAGTGAGGGGCTTCATTTTCCtgctccccccgccccgccctgggAGACCAGCAGGAGGGCGAGGGAGCCAGCCTGCTCCACTGGAGGAAGCTCTATCAACCTCCCACCTGAAAGTGGAATTACCACTTGGAGCTCACGGGAAAGGTGGGGGTGGGATTGGGGCTTAAAGGAGCAAAAGGCAGGAGCCGAGGGCCAACTTCAGGAGTCGTCCTGTGGAGGCCTGGGGATGCAGGGACGCGGGGACGCAGCAGCAGGATACCACCGTAGAGGAGGCTCTCCCTGGAAGAGAGGTACCAGGCAGTGAGGCCCCAAGTCCTAGCGGGACGTGCAGCTGGcctgtcctcctcctcccacctgtTCGTGGCCGTCAGCTAGTTCCTCCCCAGCACCCTGCACCGGCCCAGGAGGATCTGACCACCTGCTTTTCTGGACCTGAGGTGGGCAGACAGGGCGCACCTGTGCAGTGAAGGCCGGATCCCTGCCTGAGGCCGGACGCCAGCAGGCAGGATCCACTCCTCCACCAGGGAAAGAGCCAAAGGCAGCTTTTCTCATCTTCTGTGGTTTCTGCATGTTCGCCACAAGTGTATATCTGAGAATCTTTTCTGGTTCAGGTTACAAGTCTTTGTCGTTGGTAAGACGTTGGCGTTCCTCTGGAATTTTATTCATGGCCCCAAATATCCCTCCAAAACTAAGAATTTCCTAAGCCA is a window of Vicugna pacos chromosome 10, VicPac4, whole genome shotgun sequence DNA encoding:
- the TMEM80 gene encoding transmembrane protein 80 isoform X1, which gives rise to MAEGTPLASGTERLPGSRRTRRAGRGGVWGQDGGLAARESLLYGGILLLRPRVPASPGLHRTTPEVGPRLLPFAPLSPNPTPTFPALLYLRGTYFALYFLATLLMVVYKSQVFTYPHGYLVLDLALLSLMGILEAAQLYLGAKGNLLEAEAPLAASLVLTVGNALLTVYFLLWQTLVLWADLVLSATLLALHSLEAVLQVVAIAAFVS
- the TMEM80 gene encoding transmembrane protein 80 isoform X2, encoding MAASRRGRASSTVLSSVPLQALLYLRGTYFALYFLATLLMVVYKSQVFTYPHGYLVLDLALLSLMGILEAAQLYLGAKGNLLEAEAPLAASLVLTVGNALLTVYFLLWQTLVLWADLVLSATLLALHSLEAVLQVVAIAAFVS